A region of Panulirus ornatus isolate Po-2019 unplaced genomic scaffold, ASM3632096v1 CTG_7070_pilon, whole genome shotgun sequence DNA encodes the following proteins:
- the LOC139748540 gene encoding uncharacterized protein: protein MPVWSGPVIFPELRGSGTTTIDQTVNIRNPLEGSSANQSLEEYVAAVSELQTEVQLLKDALPTVLYHSGQQAITGFISAASLTVDNAHFDELTLHKVNGHSLDSITREFLLDAVDQNVQESWRANYMEVDVFTTRGSPIAGTISGVLTSGEWPLARQHNSGVPARWCRSECTGKLACKLHGSGCLHHPWQSHSRLMTLGSCWWLMTMILKTFLTHTL, encoded by the exons atgcca gtatggagtgggccagtcatcttcccagaactaagagggagtggaacaactaccattgatcagactgttaacatcaggaaccccttagaagggagctcagccaatcaatccttggaggaatatgttgcagctgtaagcgagcttcag acagaggtacagcttctgaaggatgcccttcctacagtgttgtaccactccggtcagcaagctatcactggatttataagtgctgcatccctcactgttgataatgcccattttgatgaactgactttacataag gtgaatggccactcactagacagcataacccgggagttcctactagatgctgtagatcagaatgtacaggaaagttggcgtgcaaactacatggaagtggatgtcttcaccacgcgtggcagtcccatagcaggaacgatctctggagtgctaactagtg gtgaatggccactcgctagacagcataactcgGGAGTTCCtgctagatggtgtagatcagaatgtacaggaaagttggcgtgcaaactacatggaagtggatgtcttcaccacccgtggcagtcccatagcag GTTGATGACACTTGGTTCATGTTGGTGGCTAATGACTATGATCCTGAAGACTTTCTTGACCCACACACTGTAA